In Pseudomonas alcaliphila JAB1, a single window of DNA contains:
- a CDS encoding CusA/CzcA family heavy metal efflux RND transporter — protein sequence MYERLIRFAIDQRWLVLLAVLGMAALGVYSYQKLPIDAVPDITNVQVQINTEAKGYSPLETEQRVTFPIETVMAGLPNLQETRSISRYGLSQVTVIFEDGTDIYFARQLVNERIQEARGNLPSELSPSMGPIASGLGEIYMWTIEAQEGAKKPDGSAYTPMDLREIQDWIVKPQLRTVKGVTEINTIGGYAKEFQVSPMPERLVAHGLSLQDIVAALENNNANVGAGYIERSGEQYLIRAPGQVGSIADIANIIIKSTDGVPVRIGDVAEVGLGKELRTGAATENGQEVVLGTAFMLIGENSRYVSQAVDLRLKEINRNLPKGVMAKTVYDRTVLVDKAISTVKKNLIEGALLVIAILFLFLGNIRAALITAMVIPLSMLFTFTGMVSNKVSANLMSLGALDFGIIIDGAVVIVENCVRRLAHAQASAGRTLTRNERFHEVFAASKEARRPLLFGQLIIMVVYLPIFALTGVEGKMFHPMAFTVVTALLGAMILSVTFVPAAVALFLNGNVSEKENRLMVWVKQGYAPLLDWVMVSKPLVLTIAAVIMLLSGLAASRMGSEFVPSLDEGDIALHALRIPGTSLSQAIDMQVQLEQRVKSFPEVDTVFAKLGTAEIATDPMPPNVADNFVMLKPRDQWPDPDRSKADLVAAMQEAVEQVSGNNYEFTQPIQMRFNELISGVRSDVAVKVFGDDMDVMNETAEQIAEVLEGIPGAADVKVEQTTGLPMLSVQIDREKAARFGLNVSEIQDAISTAIGGREAGALFEGDRRFDIQVRLADEWRNDVDKIQQLPIRLANGDGLDGPGFVRLADVASVVSAPGPNQISRESGKRRVVVTANVRGRDIGSFVAEAESKIAQAVRVPTGYWTTWGGTFEQLQSAAKRLQIVVPVSLLLVFTLLFMMFGNVKDGLLVFTGVPFALTGGIMALWLRDIPLSISAGVGFIALSGVAVLNGLVMISFIRSLRENGMGLDEAIREGALTRLRPVLMTALVASLGFIPMATAIGTGAEVQRPLATVVIGGILSSTALTLLVLPLLYRLAHRMR from the coding sequence ATGTACGAACGATTAATTCGCTTCGCCATCGATCAGCGCTGGCTAGTTTTGCTGGCTGTGCTCGGCATGGCCGCGTTGGGTGTTTACAGCTACCAGAAACTGCCGATTGATGCGGTTCCCGATATCACCAACGTGCAGGTGCAGATCAATACCGAGGCTAAGGGCTACTCGCCACTGGAAACCGAGCAACGGGTGACCTTTCCGATTGAAACGGTTATGGCGGGGCTGCCCAACTTGCAGGAAACGCGCTCTATCTCGCGTTATGGACTGTCGCAGGTCACGGTCATTTTTGAGGACGGTACGGACATCTACTTCGCGCGCCAGTTGGTGAATGAGCGGATACAGGAAGCCCGTGGCAATCTTCCCAGCGAGCTGTCGCCGAGCATGGGGCCTATCGCCTCTGGCTTGGGCGAGATCTATATGTGGACCATCGAGGCGCAAGAGGGCGCAAAGAAGCCGGATGGCAGCGCCTATACTCCGATGGATCTGCGTGAAATTCAGGACTGGATCGTCAAGCCACAGCTGCGCACCGTCAAAGGCGTTACCGAGATCAACACCATTGGCGGCTATGCCAAGGAGTTCCAGGTCTCGCCCATGCCGGAGCGTCTGGTTGCCCATGGCCTTAGCCTGCAGGACATTGTTGCGGCGCTGGAAAACAACAACGCCAACGTCGGGGCGGGTTACATCGAGCGCAGTGGCGAGCAGTACCTGATCCGTGCCCCAGGTCAGGTAGGCAGTATTGCCGACATCGCCAATATCATCATCAAGAGCACCGATGGCGTTCCCGTGCGTATTGGTGACGTGGCCGAGGTTGGACTGGGTAAAGAGCTGCGCACTGGTGCCGCCACTGAAAACGGTCAGGAGGTGGTGCTCGGCACGGCATTCATGTTGATTGGCGAGAACAGCCGCTATGTATCGCAGGCGGTCGATCTGCGCTTGAAGGAAATCAACCGCAACCTGCCGAAAGGGGTCATGGCGAAGACGGTCTATGACCGCACCGTATTGGTCGACAAAGCCATCAGCACGGTGAAAAAGAACCTGATCGAGGGCGCTCTGCTGGTTATCGCGATTCTGTTCCTGTTCCTGGGCAACATCCGTGCAGCACTCATCACCGCGATGGTGATCCCGCTGTCGATGCTGTTCACCTTCACGGGCATGGTCAGCAACAAGGTCAGCGCGAACCTGATGAGCCTCGGTGCGCTCGACTTCGGCATCATCATCGATGGTGCCGTGGTGATCGTTGAAAACTGCGTGCGTCGTCTGGCTCACGCCCAAGCCTCCGCGGGCCGAACGCTGACTCGTAACGAACGCTTTCATGAAGTTTTCGCGGCGTCGAAGGAAGCGCGTCGTCCGCTGCTGTTCGGGCAACTGATCATCATGGTGGTGTACCTGCCGATCTTTGCGTTGACCGGTGTGGAGGGCAAGATGTTCCACCCGATGGCGTTCACCGTGGTGACAGCGCTGCTGGGGGCCATGATCCTCTCGGTGACGTTCGTCCCAGCGGCTGTTGCGCTGTTCCTCAATGGCAACGTCAGTGAGAAAGAAAACCGCTTGATGGTCTGGGTCAAGCAAGGCTACGCGCCGTTGCTGGATTGGGTCATGGTCAGCAAGCCGCTGGTGCTGACTATCGCGGCAGTCATCATGCTGCTTTCCGGCTTGGCTGCTTCGCGGATGGGCAGCGAGTTCGTGCCGAGCCTGGATGAAGGCGATATCGCGCTGCATGCCTTGCGTATTCCAGGAACCAGCCTTTCACAAGCAATTGACATGCAGGTGCAGCTCGAACAGCGGGTCAAATCCTTTCCCGAGGTTGATACCGTGTTTGCCAAGCTGGGAACCGCCGAAATCGCCACAGACCCCATGCCGCCGAACGTGGCAGACAACTTTGTCATGCTCAAGCCGCGCGACCAGTGGCCCGACCCTGATCGCAGCAAAGCCGATCTGGTTGCTGCGATGCAGGAGGCGGTCGAGCAGGTTTCCGGCAACAACTACGAGTTTACTCAGCCCATTCAGATGCGCTTCAACGAGCTGATCTCCGGCGTACGCAGTGACGTCGCGGTGAAAGTGTTTGGCGACGACATGGATGTGATGAACGAGACCGCCGAACAAATCGCCGAGGTGCTGGAGGGTATTCCGGGTGCCGCCGATGTGAAAGTTGAACAGACCACGGGGCTGCCGATGCTCAGCGTACAAATCGACCGTGAGAAAGCCGCACGATTCGGTTTGAATGTCTCGGAGATTCAGGACGCCATTTCCACCGCCATCGGTGGGCGTGAAGCAGGAGCGCTGTTTGAAGGTGACCGGCGTTTCGATATCCAAGTTCGCTTGGCGGACGAGTGGCGCAATGATGTCGACAAGATCCAGCAGCTGCCTATTCGTCTGGCCAATGGCGATGGGCTGGATGGCCCAGGGTTTGTGCGCTTGGCTGATGTGGCGAGCGTGGTGTCCGCACCGGGTCCGAACCAGATCAGCCGTGAAAGTGGCAAGCGTCGCGTGGTGGTCACCGCGAACGTTCGTGGTCGCGATATCGGCTCTTTTGTCGCCGAGGCCGAGAGCAAGATCGCCCAGGCGGTGAGAGTTCCTACAGGTTATTGGACGACTTGGGGCGGCACCTTCGAGCAGCTTCAGTCGGCGGCCAAACGCCTGCAGATTGTCGTGCCGGTATCACTGCTGCTGGTGTTCACGCTGCTCTTTATGATGTTCGGCAATGTCAAAGATGGCTTGCTGGTATTTACCGGCGTGCCCTTTGCGCTGACAGGCGGGATCATGGCCTTGTGGCTGCGTGATATTCCGCTATCGATCTCCGCAGGCGTGGGTTTCATTGCTTTGTCGGGCGTGGCGGTACTCAATGGCCTGGTCATGATTTCCTTTATTCGCAGTTTGCGTGAGAACGGCATGGGATTGGACGAGGCCATTCGCGAAGGCGCATTGACTCGCCTACGGCCAGTGCTGATGACTGCCTTGGTGGCGTCTCTGGGCTTTATCCCAATGGCCACTGCAATTGGTACGGGGGCGGAGGTTCAGCGGCCTCTGGCCACGGTGGTAATTGGCGGAATCTTGTCCTCAACGGCGCTGACGTTGCTGGTTCTGCCATTGCTCTACCGCTTGGCCCATCGCATGCGTTAA
- a CDS encoding P-II family nitrogen regulator: protein MKQVTAIFRPIRLEAVEQALHALPHLPGFTILPAHGHPRGHGKDHSYIADEWNPDAHQHLVLVAFCSDEVVDEIVQAIEKAAHTGVPGDGIVAVAPLTDVLRIRTGERGDAAL, encoded by the coding sequence ATGAAACAAGTTACCGCTATTTTTCGCCCGATCCGGCTTGAGGCCGTCGAGCAAGCGCTGCACGCACTGCCGCACCTGCCGGGATTCACCATCTTGCCCGCTCATGGTCATCCGCGTGGCCACGGTAAGGATCACAGTTACATCGCCGACGAGTGGAACCCCGACGCCCATCAGCACCTCGTGCTGGTGGCATTTTGTTCCGACGAGGTTGTCGATGAGATCGTCCAGGCCATCGAGAAGGCCGCTCACACCGGCGTACCCGGTGATGGAATCGTCGCCGTAGCCCCGTTGACCGACGTATTGCGCATCCGTACTGGAGAGCGCGGTGATGCTGCGCTTTAG
- a CDS encoding efflux RND transporter periplasmic adaptor subunit, translating into MASTTPRKQWLMIAAVVAIGLAVAGLILSGSPGQSGEEGHGHDESHEDASAHADPEHHGDASAEEHEEADEHADKEHHETVEPTKGEHGGKLFTEGDYALEVTIFEEGVEPQFRLYTYLDGKLLNPADSTVQVTLSRLGQPAQIINFSKENDYLRGDAAVVEPHSFQVSISAKHSGKSYSFGYEQVEARVTMTDAQLEQGGVTLATAGPAKIASTLQILGEVRYNGDRTVQVTPQLAGRVDSVAVSAGDTVRKGQVLAKISSQALAELRGELLAAQQRSALARTTYAREKQLWEEKISAEQDFLQAQVAMQEAAIAVQRVQQQIASLGGAPAKGQNLTEFEIRAPIDGVITSKSISVGEVLKEDSAVFTLSDLSTVWVDSTVAAKDLGVIAEGQNVVVSSSAFAATAKGSISYVSALVGAQTRSATARIVLANPDRLWRPGLPVTVEVVAEENDVPVAVAVEAIQTVRDWQVVFGRFDNQLEARPLELGKSDGRFVEVISGLKVGDRYALKNSFLIKAELGKAGASHDH; encoded by the coding sequence ATGGCATCAACAACTCCCAGAAAACAGTGGCTGATGATTGCGGCCGTTGTCGCCATCGGTTTGGCTGTGGCGGGTCTGATTTTAAGTGGCAGCCCAGGTCAGTCTGGGGAGGAAGGCCATGGCCATGATGAAAGCCATGAGGATGCTTCGGCTCACGCAGATCCCGAACACCATGGGGATGCTTCGGCCGAGGAGCATGAAGAGGCCGACGAACATGCAGATAAAGAGCACCATGAAACCGTAGAACCCACCAAGGGCGAGCATGGCGGCAAGCTTTTCACTGAGGGTGATTATGCGCTTGAAGTGACGATTTTTGAGGAAGGCGTAGAGCCTCAATTCAGGCTCTATACCTACTTGGACGGCAAGCTTCTAAATCCTGCGGACAGCACGGTGCAAGTGACCCTGTCGCGCCTTGGTCAACCTGCACAAATCATCAATTTCAGCAAAGAGAATGACTACCTGCGTGGCGATGCCGCGGTTGTAGAGCCGCATTCATTCCAGGTTTCCATCAGTGCCAAGCACAGTGGCAAGAGCTACTCGTTCGGTTACGAGCAGGTTGAGGCGCGCGTGACCATGACGGATGCGCAGCTTGAACAGGGTGGTGTCACGCTAGCCACTGCGGGGCCCGCGAAAATCGCTTCCACGCTGCAAATTCTGGGCGAGGTTCGCTACAACGGTGACCGCACGGTTCAGGTGACCCCGCAACTTGCCGGGCGCGTCGACTCGGTGGCGGTGAGCGCTGGCGATACGGTGCGTAAGGGTCAGGTGCTGGCCAAGATATCCAGCCAGGCACTTGCCGAGCTGCGTGGCGAGCTGTTGGCTGCACAGCAGCGTTCGGCGCTTGCCCGCACGACCTATGCGCGCGAAAAGCAATTGTGGGAAGAGAAGATTTCCGCCGAACAGGATTTCCTGCAGGCGCAGGTTGCCATGCAGGAAGCCGCTATCGCAGTGCAGCGCGTCCAGCAACAAATAGCCTCGCTGGGCGGTGCCCCAGCCAAAGGCCAGAATCTCACCGAGTTCGAGATTCGTGCCCCTATCGATGGCGTGATAACCAGCAAAAGCATCTCTGTTGGTGAAGTGCTCAAAGAGGATTCCGCAGTCTTTACCCTCTCGGATTTGTCGACCGTATGGGTGGACTCAACCGTGGCGGCGAAAGACTTGGGCGTAATCGCCGAAGGGCAAAACGTTGTCGTGAGTTCCAGCGCATTCGCCGCCACGGCTAAGGGCTCCATTTCCTATGTCAGCGCTCTGGTTGGGGCGCAAACTCGCTCGGCGACTGCTCGCATCGTGCTCGCCAACCCAGATCGGCTATGGCGGCCTGGTTTGCCGGTGACGGTCGAGGTGGTTGCCGAGGAGAACGACGTGCCTGTGGCTGTGGCGGTCGAAGCAATCCAGACCGTTCGCGATTGGCAGGTGGTGTTCGGCCGCTTCGATAATCAGCTGGAAGCTCGGCCGCTTGAGTTGGGCAAATCCGACGGCCGCTTCGTCGAGGTTATCTCGGGTCTGAAGGTGGGTGATCGTTACGCACTGAAGAACAGCTTCCTGATCAAGGCTGAGCTTGGCAAAGCCGGCGCGAGCCATGACCACTAA
- a CDS encoding TolC family protein, giving the protein MYVETVAGYGVGIGKLCVFSGLLAALLIAPVTTIATESVGQSITIEEALAQALTENQEFAAAQWNTGIAKGARTQAGLIPNPELSWSVEDTRSESRVTSIQVSQPIELGGKRGARIDVSERDQDAVAIDLERKKNTLRAEVIQAFYSALRAQEGLQLSTQSLDLALRGLQVVEARVKAGKASPIEISRAQVQLSEIQLELNRARLNRSNAYKQLALITGAKTPNFEHVEGDLERLPYLPSQAEMLARITDTADLRLASMQIQRAESSLELEKSQRIPDLTVSVGSQYDEGLGERVNLLGLSMPIPLFNRNQGNVLAAAQGADQARDLRNATELRMRAEAQQAFEQWESARGEVDSISGTLLPTAQQAVEGAVRGFEMGKFAFIDVLDAQRTLVSMRSQYLNTLDEAISAWVSLEKIYGSQLNVEFKK; this is encoded by the coding sequence GTGTATGTAGAAACAGTCGCCGGTTATGGTGTAGGCATAGGTAAGCTCTGTGTATTTTCAGGCCTACTGGCCGCATTGTTGATTGCTCCAGTGACAACAATTGCTACTGAATCAGTCGGGCAATCAATAACGATTGAGGAGGCGCTGGCGCAAGCGCTCACCGAGAACCAGGAGTTCGCTGCAGCACAATGGAATACTGGCATTGCCAAAGGCGCTCGTACCCAGGCTGGGCTGATCCCAAATCCTGAGCTGTCCTGGAGCGTTGAGGACACGCGTAGTGAGTCGCGCGTTACCAGCATTCAGGTATCTCAGCCAATTGAGTTGGGCGGCAAGCGTGGCGCGCGCATCGATGTTTCTGAACGTGATCAGGACGCTGTGGCGATTGACCTAGAGCGTAAGAAAAACACCTTGCGCGCTGAGGTTATCCAGGCCTTTTACTCGGCACTGCGTGCCCAGGAAGGACTGCAGCTTTCCACTCAGTCGTTAGACCTTGCCCTTCGCGGACTTCAGGTGGTCGAAGCGCGCGTAAAGGCCGGCAAGGCTTCGCCAATCGAAATTTCGCGTGCTCAGGTGCAGCTTTCGGAAATTCAACTGGAGCTGAATCGCGCACGCCTCAATCGAAGCAATGCCTACAAGCAACTGGCGCTCATAACGGGTGCCAAGACGCCGAACTTCGAACATGTCGAGGGTGATCTTGAGCGCCTGCCGTATCTGCCATCGCAGGCTGAGATGCTTGCACGCATAACAGATACAGCGGACCTGCGGCTGGCCAGCATGCAAATCCAGCGTGCCGAGTCTTCCTTGGAACTCGAAAAGTCGCAGCGCATTCCAGACCTCACCGTCAGCGTTGGCAGCCAGTACGACGAAGGGCTTGGCGAACGCGTCAATTTGCTCGGCTTGTCGATGCCTATTCCATTGTTCAACCGCAACCAGGGCAATGTGTTGGCCGCTGCTCAAGGGGCTGACCAGGCGCGGGATTTGCGCAATGCCACAGAGCTTCGCATGCGCGCGGAGGCTCAGCAGGCGTTTGAGCAATGGGAAAGCGCTAGAGGTGAAGTCGACTCGATCAGCGGAACATTGCTTCCGACTGCGCAGCAAGCGGTAGAGGGTGCCGTGCGGGGGTTTGAGATGGGTAAGTTTGCCTTTATCGATGTGCTCGATGCTCAACGCACGCTCGTAAGCATGCGCTCCCAGTACCTGAATACCCTGGATGAAGCTATTTCGGCTTGGGTGAGCCTGGAGAAGATCTACGGCTCCCAACTCAACGTCGAATTCAAAAAGTAA
- a CDS encoding heavy metal response regulator transcription factor: MRILIVEDEPKTAEYLHQGLSESGYVVDKAATGVDGLHLVRQHAYDLVVLDVNLPEIDGWGVLEHIRSNSSTRVIMLTARGRLVDKIKGLDLGADDYLVKPFEFPELLARIRTLLRRSEQIPVPEVLRVADLELDPARHRAFRGEQRIDLTTKEFALLHLLMRRSGEVLSRTQIISLVWDMNFDCDTNVVEVSIRRLRAKIDDPFDNKLIHTLRGVGYVLEERA; encoded by the coding sequence ATGCGAATCCTTATTGTCGAGGACGAGCCCAAGACTGCTGAGTACTTACACCAAGGCTTAAGCGAAAGTGGCTATGTAGTTGATAAGGCTGCCACGGGAGTTGACGGCCTCCATCTTGTTAGGCAACACGCTTACGATTTGGTAGTGCTTGATGTAAACCTTCCAGAAATTGATGGCTGGGGTGTGCTTGAGCATATACGCAGCAACAGCAGTACTCGCGTAATAATGCTGACCGCGCGCGGCCGCTTAGTGGATAAAATTAAAGGCCTGGATTTGGGCGCGGATGATTATTTAGTCAAACCGTTTGAGTTCCCTGAATTACTTGCGCGAATTCGTACGTTGCTACGGCGAAGCGAACAAATTCCGGTACCGGAAGTGCTGCGGGTAGCCGACCTTGAACTTGATCCGGCTAGGCACCGCGCGTTCCGTGGCGAGCAGCGTATCGATCTGACCACCAAAGAGTTTGCGTTGCTGCACCTACTGATGCGCCGCTCTGGGGAAGTGCTATCGCGCACCCAGATCATTTCGCTGGTCTGGGATATGAATTTTGACTGCGATACCAACGTCGTCGAAGTCTCCATCCGCAGGCTGCGCGCCAAAATTGATGACCCGTTCGATAACAAACTGATCCACACCCTTAGGGGTGTTGGGTACGTGCTTGAGGAGCGAGCATGA
- a CDS encoding heavy metal sensor histidine kinase — protein sequence MRPASLSMRLGLSVSVMGAALVVLLAALAYFALTHELDSLAKKSLDGKLEQIQHSLAEDMSAHAISQQPHALLDLVMGHDNLHLTIYGKKSGTKLLLNLGEKSREPILANIPAGDTPSYQSWSDTEGNNFLTASKVMLLNDGDHVRVLLSIDRSADEALLSAYLKSTLIALPLLLALIGMGAWWIVQRGLSPLRQFRQVASLISTQDLTHRISVDKLPQELSALAHGINFMLHRLDGGVQQLSQFSDDLAHELRSPITNLMGKAQVTLSRERPPEEYKAVLECCTEELERVTRIVSDMLFLAQVSHPASLVPFEKIALEDEARRVVDLFSISAEEKQISLSIAGAGRTFGDRLMVQRAISNLLSNAIRHSPIGANISLLIEKHSETVSFSVGNPGIGIPAQHIPHLFERFYRVDTSRSRAEGGTGLGLAIVRSIMSLHQGTVEVSSLPGSFTVFRLIFPKVRNGSST from the coding sequence ATGAGGCCGGCCAGTCTATCCATGCGCCTTGGCCTGTCGGTCAGCGTGATGGGGGCGGCACTGGTTGTTCTGCTAGCGGCACTCGCCTACTTCGCACTGACTCATGAGTTGGACTCTTTGGCCAAGAAGAGTCTTGACGGCAAACTGGAGCAGATTCAGCACAGTCTCGCTGAAGACATGAGCGCCCATGCAATTTCCCAGCAGCCTCACGCACTGTTGGATCTGGTCATGGGACATGACAACCTGCACCTGACGATCTACGGGAAAAAGTCAGGCACAAAATTACTCCTGAATCTGGGTGAGAAATCCAGGGAGCCCATTCTTGCCAACATACCGGCAGGCGATACCCCTAGTTACCAAAGCTGGTCGGATACTGAGGGAAACAACTTCCTGACCGCATCCAAAGTGATGCTGCTCAACGATGGCGACCACGTCAGAGTCCTGCTCTCAATTGATCGATCTGCCGACGAAGCGCTGCTCAGCGCCTACCTCAAATCAACACTGATCGCACTCCCTCTTCTGCTCGCGCTGATTGGCATGGGCGCATGGTGGATCGTGCAGCGAGGCCTCTCTCCTCTCCGGCAATTTCGTCAAGTTGCCTCGCTGATCTCCACGCAGGACCTGACCCATCGGATTTCCGTCGACAAACTTCCACAAGAGCTCAGCGCGCTGGCCCACGGCATCAACTTCATGCTGCATCGACTTGATGGCGGCGTTCAGCAGCTATCGCAATTCTCTGATGACCTAGCCCATGAGTTGCGTTCGCCCATCACCAACCTGATGGGCAAAGCCCAGGTAACCCTCTCCAGAGAGCGTCCGCCAGAGGAATACAAAGCCGTACTGGAGTGCTGTACAGAAGAGCTTGAGCGCGTTACCCGGATTGTTTCCGACATGCTGTTTCTCGCTCAAGTCAGCCACCCAGCGTCCCTGGTGCCCTTCGAGAAGATTGCCCTGGAAGACGAGGCAAGACGCGTTGTGGATCTGTTCAGCATCTCCGCGGAAGAGAAGCAGATCAGTCTGAGCATTGCCGGAGCAGGCCGAACCTTCGGTGATCGGCTGATGGTGCAGCGCGCCATTTCAAACCTTTTGTCCAATGCGATTCGGCATAGCCCTATCGGCGCAAACATCTCGCTGCTGATCGAGAAGCACAGCGAAACCGTATCGTTCTCGGTCGGAAACCCTGGTATTGGCATCCCAGCACAGCACATCCCCCATTTGTTTGAGCGCTTCTACCGCGTCGATACCAGCCGTTCTCGTGCCGAAGGGGGTACAGGGCTGGGCCTGGCAATTGTTCGCTCGATCATGAGCCTGCACCAGGGCACGGTCGAGGTCAGCAGCCTGCCAGGCAGCTTTACCGTATTCCGCTTGATCTTCCCCAAAGTCCGTAATGGTTCCTCGACCTAG
- a CDS encoding LysR family transcriptional regulator → MFDPLTIDHQLAQIFLTSARCACFRQAARSLNLHIVPMRKKLRKLEATVGTPLFLYKGRELSLSATGRELQQLLIQKFGDLHPEDVSVQRALVRLAVPTALLTDLLARDLISWLRNDAAVRLEIIPQEGEPERLAEVMIWITDPGTPRPTPSFAMTTPLMLARIPYRAHMAKRYAGKRLPSSVADLKDFMLVQLAGNTTVDSFEPWNQLIRQRQSAVIQVHSQEWVVDLLRNSSCIGLLPGYISHVDRNLLPLDELFETALERVVWISTSPLAAEQSEVQTLVSLIYKAFEDRHNWFTQ, encoded by the coding sequence ATGTTCGACCCTCTCACCATCGACCACCAACTAGCACAGATTTTCTTGACCAGCGCGCGCTGCGCCTGCTTTAGGCAGGCTGCACGCAGCCTAAACTTACATATCGTGCCGATGCGCAAAAAACTCAGGAAGCTGGAGGCAACTGTAGGTACCCCGCTATTCCTTTATAAAGGACGCGAGCTCAGCCTGAGCGCAACAGGACGTGAATTACAACAACTACTGATCCAGAAATTCGGTGACCTGCATCCAGAGGACGTCAGTGTCCAGCGAGCTCTGGTACGTCTTGCGGTGCCGACGGCACTGCTCACCGACCTGCTGGCCCGTGATTTGATCTCCTGGCTGCGTAATGACGCGGCCGTGAGACTAGAAATCATCCCACAGGAGGGCGAGCCCGAGAGGCTGGCAGAGGTCATGATTTGGATCACCGATCCCGGCACGCCAAGACCGACTCCAAGCTTTGCAATGACAACACCATTGATGCTTGCACGAATTCCCTATCGTGCCCATATGGCCAAACGTTATGCGGGTAAACGCCTACCGAGTTCTGTAGCCGACCTCAAGGATTTCATGCTGGTTCAGCTCGCGGGAAACACAACGGTTGACAGTTTCGAACCATGGAATCAGCTGATCCGTCAGCGCCAAAGCGCGGTCATTCAAGTGCATTCACAAGAGTGGGTCGTTGACTTGCTGCGTAACTCCTCCTGCATTGGCCTGCTACCTGGCTACATCTCCCATGTAGACCGTAACCTGCTGCCCCTTGACGAGTTATTCGAGACTGCCTTGGAACGGGTGGTCTGGATTTCAACGTCCCCGCTGGCAGCAGAGCAATCAGAAGTGCAGACACTGGTATCGCTCATCTACAAAGCCTTTGAAGATCGCCACAACTGGTTCACTCAGTAG
- a CDS encoding OprD family porin yields the protein MLIATPNSQWLNRVTCGLLLSAGGLGLSQPAAADFLADSKAGLEARNFYFNRDFRQDSASQSKQEEWAQGFLLRYESGFTEGTVGVGIDAIGMLGLKLDSSADRSGTGLLKRNKEAPRAAQDEYGEMGLTAKLRASNSVLKLGTLQPRLPTVQANDSRLLPQTFQGGHLNSLEIAGLTFDAGQLKQVSQRDSSDSEDLSITSGAARAISGGGTQNSDEFNFAGATYKWNSNLATGYNYGNLDGFYKQHIFTVLHTLPLGDKQSLKTDMRYARSTDEGNSNVDNKAFGAMFTYAFSGHALGVGYQSMSGDTGYAYINGTDPFLVNYVQIGDFANKDETSWQARYDFNFASVGIPGLTFMTRYLTGDNIDLGAGGADGKEWERNTDIAYVFQDGALKNLGVKWRNATLRSTNFGNDVDENRLIVSYTLPLL from the coding sequence ATGCTCATTGCTACCCCCAACTCTCAATGGCTTAACCGAGTCACGTGCGGGCTCCTGCTGAGCGCTGGAGGACTCGGTCTCAGTCAACCAGCGGCAGCTGATTTTTTGGCAGATAGCAAAGCTGGTCTGGAAGCGCGCAACTTCTATTTCAATCGTGATTTCCGCCAAGACTCAGCTAGCCAGTCAAAGCAGGAGGAATGGGCCCAGGGCTTCCTGCTGCGCTACGAATCCGGCTTCACTGAAGGGACAGTCGGCGTGGGTATCGACGCCATCGGCATGCTGGGTCTCAAGCTGGACTCCAGCGCTGATCGTTCAGGCACGGGCCTTCTAAAACGCAACAAAGAAGCACCTCGTGCAGCGCAGGATGAATATGGTGAGATGGGCTTAACCGCGAAGCTGCGCGCTTCAAACAGCGTGCTGAAACTGGGCACGCTGCAACCTCGACTGCCAACCGTCCAAGCAAACGATTCGCGCCTGCTGCCACAGACCTTTCAAGGCGGGCACCTGAATTCGCTGGAGATTGCCGGCCTGACCTTCGATGCCGGCCAGCTCAAACAAGTAAGCCAGCGCGACTCATCCGATAGCGAAGACCTCAGCATTACCAGCGGCGCAGCCCGCGCTATCAGCGGCGGCGGAACCCAGAATAGCGATGAATTCAACTTCGCCGGAGCAACCTACAAGTGGAACAGCAACCTAGCCACCGGCTACAACTACGGCAATCTAGACGGTTTCTACAAGCAGCATATTTTCACGGTCCTGCACACCTTGCCGCTAGGTGACAAGCAATCGCTGAAAACTGATATGCGCTACGCTCGCTCCACCGACGAGGGCAACAGCAACGTCGACAACAAGGCATTCGGGGCGATGTTCACCTATGCATTTAGCGGTCACGCACTCGGTGTTGGTTACCAGAGCATGAGCGGAGACACCGGCTACGCCTACATCAACGGCACCGATCCGTTCCTGGTCAACTATGTGCAAATCGGTGACTTCGCCAACAAAGACGAAACCTCATGGCAGGCCCGCTATGACTTCAACTTTGCCAGCGTTGGCATCCCTGGCTTGACGTTCATGACCCGTTACCTGACCGGCGACAATATTGATCTAGGCGCAGGCGGTGCCGATGGTAAGGAGTGGGAGCGCAATACTGACATCGCCTATGTCTTTCAGGACGGTGCGCTGAAAAACCTGGGCGTTAAATGGCGCAACGCCACACTACGTTCAACCAACTTCGGCAACGACGTTGATGAGAACCGCCTGATCGTGAGCTACACCCTTCCACTGCTGTAA